A genomic segment from Glycine max cultivar Williams 82 chromosome 1, Glycine_max_v4.0, whole genome shotgun sequence encodes:
- the LOC100811220 gene encoding protein LURP-one-related 15, producing the protein MQNQQPSGIINPKYCAPYNVDLAIVRKVLALTDSFTVTDVNGQIVFSLKASLMTLHDHRVLLDAAGEPVVTLRRKLMSAHDRWQIFRGESTEPKDLIFSVKRSSFFQLKTKLDVFLANNTKEEVCDFKVKGSWFERSCVVYAGESLNIVAQMHKKHTVQSIVFGKDNFMVTVYPNIDYAFIVALILILDEIHKDMKNQ; encoded by the exons ATGCAAAACCAACAACCCTCCGGTATCATCAACCCTAAGTATTGTGCTCCATATAATGTCGACCTAGCAATTGTGAGAAAGGTCTTGGCATTAACTGATAGCTTTACCGTCACCGATGTCAATGGCCAAATTGTTTTCAGCCTTAAGGCCTCTCTCATGACCCTCCATGACCACCGTGTCTTGCTTGACGCCGCCGGAGAACCCGTCGTCACACTACGCCGGAAG TTAATGTCTGCTCATGATCGGTGGCAAATTTTCCGTGGTGAAAGCACGGAGCCGAAAGATTTGATCTTTAGTGTGAAGCGATCGTCCTTTTTCCAGCTGAAGACGAAATTAGATGTGTTCTTAGCCAATAATACTAAAGAAGAAGTATGTGACTTTAAGGTGAAAGGAAGTTGGTTCGAACGATCTTGTGTTGTTTATGCTGGTGAATCTCTGAACATTGTTGCCCAG ATGCATAAGAAGCACACTGTTCAAAGCATTGTGTTTGGAAAAGATAATTTCATGGTTACAGTGTATCCAAATATTGACTATGCATTCATAGTGGCACTGATTCTGATTCTTGACGAAATTCACAAAGACATGAAAAATCAATGA